A region of the Streptomyces sp. NBC_00442 genome:
GCGTCCGTGACGGACGGGGTGCCGCTGGGCCAGCCCGCCCTCGTCCTCGCGGCCAAGCTGTCCTCGCGGGCGCGCACGGCCGGGCTGTCCGTCCCGCTCCCCGCCGGGGAGGGAGTGGGCTACCGGCTGCTCGCCCTCGCGGTGGAGGCGGAGGCGGGCGGGGCGGATCCGGAGGCGGCGCTGCGGGCGGCGGCCCGCACCTACCGCGAGGCGATCCGCTCCGCGGAATAACCCCGCCCCGCCCCACCACTCGCGCAGTTCCCCGCGCCCCTGAACTACTCGGTGCCGGCCAGCATGGGCCACCTCAGCCCGTCCGGCGTTTGAGGACGAGCGCCTTTAAGGCGCGAAACGGGGTCTGGGGCGGAGCCCCAGGGGGCTGGGCCACGGCAATCCGCCAACCCGCGCCGGAGGCGGACGCTCACCCGGGATACCGTCAAGACGTGCCGGACAACCCCCCACCCCCCACCGCCCCGGAACTCTTCACCTGGGAGTTCGCCACCGACCCCTACCCCGCCTACGCCTGGCTCAGGTCGCACGCCCCCGTGCACCGCACCCGGCTCCCCAGCGGCGTGGAGGCCTGGCTCGTGACGCGGTACGGGGACGCCAAGCAGGCCCTCGCCGACCAGCGGCTCTCCAAGAACCCCGCCCACCACGCCGAGCCCGCCCACGCCAAGGGCAAGACGGGCATCCCCGGCGAGCGCAAGGCCGAGCTGATGACGCATCTGCTCAACATCGACCCGCCGGACCACACCCGGCTGCGCCGCCTCGTGTCGAAGGCGTTCACACCCCGTACGGTCGCCCAATTCGCGCCCCGGGTGCAGGAGTTGACCGACCAGCTCATCGACCGGTTCGTGGCGAAGGGCGAGGCGGACCTCATTCACGAGTTCGCCTTCCCGCTCCCCATCTACGCGATCTGCGACCTGCTCGGCGTCCCGCGCGAGGACCAGGACGACTTCCGGGACTGGGCCGGCATGATGATCCGGCACGGCGGCGGCCCCCGCGGCGGCGTCGCGCGCTCGGTGAAGAAGATGCGCAACTACCTCGCCGAACTCATCCACAAGAAGCGCGAGAACCCCGGTGACGACCTCATCTCGCGGCTCATCGAGGCCAGCGACCACGGCGAGCACCTGACGGAGAACGAGGCCGCCGCCATGGCCTTCATCCTGCTCTTCGCCGGGTTCGAGACGACCGTCAACCTCATCGGGAACGGGGTGTACGCGCTGTTGCGCAACCCCGAGCAGCGCGAGCGCCTCCAAGCTTCGCTCGACGCCGGGGAGGCCGCGCTCCTCGAAACCGGCGTCGAGGAACTCCTCCGCTACGACGGGCCCGTGGAGCTCGCCACCTGGCGGTTCGCCACCGAATCCCTGACGCTCGGCGGGCAGGACATCGCGGCGGGCGACCCCGTGCTCGTCGTGCTCGCCGCCGCCGACCGCGACCCGGCGCGCTTCGCCGACCCGGACACCCTCGACCTCGGCCGCCGCGACAACCAGCACCTGGGGTACGGGCACGGCATCCATTACTGCCTCGGTGCGCCGCTGGCGAGACTGGAGGGGCAGGCCGCGCTCGCGACTCTGTTGCGGCGCCTTCCTGACCTGCGTCTCGCGGTGGAACCTGACGATTTGCGCTGGCGAGGCGGGCTCATCATGCGTGGACTGCGCACCCTGCCGGTCGAGTTCACGCCGTCGGGCGACAACCGGAATCCCGGCGTCATCTGACGGACCGTCAAGACTGTGACTTTTACGTGATCGCGGTGCCATCGACTTGTGACAGGCGTTCGAGTACGGCTACGTTCACCGTTCATTCGGCTCAGCAGTCACACGGAAGGCCTTATACATGCGCTCCGGGAATGGACGGCATCGTCGACCCCGTCAGGCACCCGCCCTCGTCGTCGCGGCAGGAGTGACCGGATCCGCCCTCGCGCTTCCGCTGCTCGCCGCGACCGGCGCGAGCGCCGCGGACGCCGGCACCTGGAACCAGGTCGCCTCCTGTGAGTCCGGTGGGATGTGGAGCGCCGACTTCGGCAACGGCCTGTACGGCGGGCTGCAGATGTCCCAGGCCACCTGGGAGGCGTACGGCGGCAACGAGTACGCGCAGCGCCCCGACCTCGCCAGCCGGGCCCAGCAGATAGCCGTCGCCGAGAAGGTGCTCGCGGCCAAGGGCCCGAACGCCTTCGCCGACTGCGGCACGGGTGCCGGACTCAACAAGGGCGGCGGCTCGGCCGACGTCGACCCGGGTGTACCCGACACGGCGGACGGGACGCCGTCGTCCGCGCCGTCGGCCCCTGCCGCCCCCGCCACCGGGACGCCCGACGCGACCGCGACGCCGGGCGCCACCGCCCCGGCCGCGCCGGCTCCGGGCGCCACCGAGCCGGGCGGGTCCGCCAAGTCCCCGACGCCGTCCGCCTCCACCCCGGCCAACCCGGGCAAGCACCGCGGGACCCCCGCTCCGGAGGACGGCACGGGCGCCGCCCCCGGATCCGCCACGCCGTCGGCCCCGGCCGAAGGGACCGCGTCGAGCCCGGCCGGTGACGCGGGCACCTCCGCCGGCGACCGCGACGCGGGGCGGCACGCCTCACGGGGTGACGGAGCCTCACGTGAGGCCGGCAACGCCCCTGCCGCGAACGGCGCCTACACCGTCCGCCCCGGCGACAACCTGACCGTCATCGCCGACGCGAACAAGGTCAAGGGCGGCTGGCCCGCGCTCTACCACGCCAACGAGCGCCTGATCGGCACCGACCCCGACCTCATCCTTCCTGGCCAGAGCCTGGACCTGAAGGATGTGACGGCCGCCCCCGCCGCCCCGGCGACCCCGTCCTCGGCCCCCTCCTCGACCCCGGCCCCGACCGCGGACGCCACCGCGAACTCCACCCCGCAGCAGGGCTAGTTCACGGGTTGGTTCGCGGGTTTATGTCCGTTCTGTGCAAGTGAGACATGGGTCTCTTCGCCTCAACTGGCGTGTCCTGTCTGCCCGGTCCGTCCGCCCCGCCCCTCACCTGCGGAAACATCCCTTCTGTGGCCGCAAGTAAGGGGGATTTCTCCCCGATGTACGTCTTTGAACATTGGCGGGGCGTGTGTTTTCGTCGGACTCGCTCGTCACCACGAGCCCCGTCGACCGAGCACGCCGAATCCTGCCGTCGGCCGATGGGAACAGTCGACGCTTATGCGCCGTAGGCAGGAGCGGGGGACCCAAGGTAAGTGCCGGGCCCGACAGTTCGCAGAGCTGCCGGAACCGGCTTGGGGTGAAGACGGGCGCATCGACGCTCGGCCGGGCAGCTCACGCCCGAACCCGACAGCTCACCTCGCAGGCGTCGGTGAGGAGAACTCCATGCTGCTTTCCGGCAAGGGCAAGCACCGTCGCCCGTCCAAGGCCGTCCGTGTCGCCACGCTGGCCGGTGTCACCGGTGCCGCCGTCGCCGCTCCGCTGATGGCGGCCGGCTCCGCTTCCGCCGCCTCCGTGCAGACCTGGGACGCCGTCGCCCAGTGCGAGTCCGGCGGCAACTGGTCCATCAACACCGGCAACGGTTACTACGGTGGCCTTCAGTTCTCGAACTCCTCCTGGGCCGCCGCCGGTGGTACCCAGTACGCCTCGCGCGCCGACCTGGCCACCAAGGGCCAGCAGATAGCCGCCGCCGAGAAGCTGCTCGCCATCCAGGGTCCGGGTGCCTGGTCCTGCGCCGGCGCCGGCAACCTGACCTCCGGCGGCGCCAAGGCCGACGTGGACACCTCCGGTTCGTCCGCGAAGTCCGCCAAGCCCGCCAAGCCGAAGCAGCAGGCGCAGCCGCAGCAGAAGTCGCAGAAGTCCGAGCGCACCGAGTCCGCGCCGGCCAGCCGCGGCGCCCAGCGCAGCGAGCCGGTCAAGCAGGGCGACGGCGAGTACACCGTCAAGTCCGGCGACACCCTCGGCACCATCGCCACCGCCAACGGAGTCAAGGGCGGCTGGCAGAAGGTGTTCGACCTGAACAAGAACATCGTCAAGGACGCGAACCTGATCTTCCCGGGCCAGAAGCTGCACCTCGGCTGAGACTGACCCACCCCCAGGTCGCCCCGGCCCGGCGCGCATTCCCCCGTACGCGCCGGGCCGGGGTTTTCGCTGTTACCGGACAGTAGTCTTGTGGTCCTTTGCCCGGCAATCGGGGCCCTTGGGCCCTTTTTCGTCCCAGGAGGCGGGCACTCGGCTGGTGCGACCCCCGGAGCCGGTTAGGCTCTTGTCGCAAGGCCAACGCGACCCCGCATGTCCCTGCACCGCTTGCGTCACATCTAGCTTCACATCCCAGAAGGAGATGCTCGTGCCGTCCATCGACGTCGTCGTAGCCCGGGAAATCCTGGACTCCCGAGGCAACCCCACGGTCGAGGTCGAGGTCGGCCTCGACGACGGCAGCACCGGCCGTGCTGCAGTTCCGTCCGGCGCCTCCACCGGTGCCTTCGAGGCCATCGAGCTTCGCGACGGCGACCCCAACCGCTACGGCGGCAAGGGTGTCGAGAAGGCCGTCCTCGCCGTCATCGAGCAGATCGGCCCGGAGCTCGTCGGCTACGACGCCACCGAGCAGCGCCTGATCGACCAGGCCATGTTCGACCTGGACGCCACGGACAACAAGGGCTCGCTCGGCGCCAACGCCATCCTCGGCGTCTCGCTCGCCGTCGCGCACGCCGCCTCCGAGGCCAGCGACCTGCCGCTGTTCCGCTACCTGGGCGGCCCCAACGCGCACCTGCTGCCCGTCCCGATGATGAACATCCTCAACGGTGGGTCGCACGCCGACTCCAACGTCGACATCCAGGAGTTCATGATCGCCCCGATCGGCGCGGAGTCCTTCTCCGAGGCCCTTCGCTGGGGCGCCGAGGTCTACCACACGCTCAAGGGCGTCCTGAAGCGCAAGGGCCTCTCCACCGGCCTCGGCGACGAAGGCGGCTTCGCGCCGAACCTGGAGTCCAACCGCGCCGCCCTCGACCTCATCGTCGAGGCCATCAAGGAAGCCGGCTACGCCCCGGGCAAGGACATCGCGCTCGCGCTCGACGTCGCCGCGTCCGAGTTCTACAAGGACGGCAAGTACGAGTTCGAGGGCAAGTCCCGCTCGGCCGCCGAGATGACCGAGTACTACGAGGAGCTCGTCTCCGCGTACCCGCTGGTCTCCATCGAGGACCCGCTGTTCGAGGACGACTGGGCCGGCTGGAACACCATCACCTCGCGCCTGGGCTCCAAGGTCCAGATCGTCGGTGACGACCTGTTCGTGACCAACCCCGAGCGCCTCGCCCGCGGCATCGAGGAGGGCTCCGCCAACGCCCTGCTCGTCAAGGTCAACCAGATCGGTTCGCTGACCGAGACCCTGGACGCCGTCGAGATGGCCCAGCGCAACGGCTTCAAGTGCATGATGTCCCACCGCTCCGGCGAGACCGAGGACGTCACCATCGCCGACCTCGCCGTCGCGGTGAACTGCGGTCAGATCAAGACCGGCGCCCCGGCCCGCTCGGACCGCGTCGCCAAGTACAACCAGCTGCTGCGCATCGAGGAGATCCTCGACGACGCCGCGGTCTACGCCGGCCGCAGCGCCTTCCCGCGCTTCAAGGGCTGAGCAGGCCCATCGGCTGAGCAGGCCCCTTCGACTGAGCGGGGTGAAGGGCTGACACCCCTAGCCAGTCGTACGTACGTCCCCGGCCGCGGTCCCGTACCGTGTCCGGGGACGTACGTGTGTAACGGGGAGGCGCGAGAGCGATGGGCAACGACGCCAAGGTCAAGGACCGCGACCGGTTCTCCACCGCGGCCCGGCTCAAGGTGCTCGGCGAGCAGACCGCGGCCCGCGTCTACCGCTCGCAGAACAAGCGCCAGGCCCGCCGCTCCCGGCTCACCGGCCGAGCGGCGCTGCTCGCCCTCGTGCTGTGCTCGCTGATCGTCGCGCTCGCCTATCCGATGCGGCAGTACGTGTCGCAGCGCGCCGACATCTCCGACCAGCAGCGCAAGGCCGCCGACGCCCGGACCGCGGTCGAGCGGCTGCGCGACGAGAAGGCGCGGCTCCAGGACGACGCGTACATCGAGAAGCTGGCCCGCGAGCACCTGCACATGCAGTTCCCGGGCGAGACCGGCTTCACCGTCGTGGACCCGGACGCGGCGAACAAGCACCGCGAGGACAAGGGCGCCACCGGCCGGGCCTGGCACTCCAACCTCTGGGACGGCGTCGACAAGGCCGACCGTTCTTCCAACTGACCACCGCTAGCGATAGAGACTGACCCAGGCATGGAAACGCCCCCGCCCCAGACCGACCGCACCGAGCCCACCGACGCGGACATCGCCGCCTTCAAGCAGCAGTTGGGCCGGCCGCCGCGCGGTCTGCGCGCGATCGCGCACCGCTGCCCCTGCGGCAACCCGGACGTCGTCGAGACGGCCCCGCGCCTGGAGGACGGCACGCCGTTCCCGACGACGTACTACCTGACGTGCCCGCGGGCCGCGTCCGCCATCGGCACCCTTGAGGCCAACGGCGTCATGAAGGAGATGACGGAGCGTCTGGCCGGCGACCCCGAGCTCGCCGCGGCCTACCGCGCCGCGCACGAGGACTACATCGCGCGGCGCGACGCCATCGAGGTCCTGGAGGGCTTCCCGAGCGCCGGCGGCATGCCGGACCGGGTCAAGTGCCTGCACGTCCTGGTCGGCCACTCGCTCGCGGCCGGCCCGGGAGTCAACCCGCTGGGCGACGAGGCGATCGCTCTGTTGCCCGAGTGGTGGGCGAAGGGCCCGTGCGTGACGCCGTGCACCGAGGAGGCCGCCAAGTGACGCGCGTCGCCGCCATCGACTGCGGTACGAACTCGATCCGTCTGCTCGTCGCCGACGCGGACCCTGCCACGGGTGAGATCACCGACCTGGACCGGCGCATGACGATCGTGCGGCTCGGGCAGGACGTGGACCGCACCGGACGGCTCGCCCCCGAGGCCCTGGAGCGGACGTTCGCCGCCTGCCGCGCATACGCCGCGGTCATCAAGGAGCTCGGCGCGGAACGCATCCGCTTCGTGGCGACCTCCGCGTCGCGCGACGCCGAGAACCGGGACGACTTCGTGCGCGGGGTCCTCGACATCCTCGGCGTCGAGCCCGAGGTGATCTCCGGCGACCAGGAGGCCGCCTTCTCCTTCACCGGCGCCACCAAGGAACTGAACGGCGACGGCGACTACCTGGTCGTCGACATCGGCGGCGGCTCCACCGAGTTCGTGGTCGGTTCCACGAGCGTCGAGGCGGCCCGCTCGGTCGACATCGGCTGTGTGCGGATGACGGAGCGTCACCACCCGGGCGATCCGGCGACGCCCGGTCAGATCGACGCGATCCGCGCCGACATCGAGGCGGCCCTCGACCTCGCCGAGCGGAGCGTGCCGCTGCGCGAGCCGCGCACCCTCGTCGGCCTCGCGGGCTCGGTCACCACCGTCGCCGCGATCGCACTCGGCCTCACCCAGTACGACTCGGCCGCCATCCATCATTCACGGATCCCTTACGAGGACGTCGCCGCGGTCACCGAGCGGCTGCTCGCCTCCACGCACGAGGAGCGCACCCGCATCTCGGTCATCCACCCCGGGCGGGTGGACGTGATCGTCGCGGGAGCACTGGTCCTGCGTGCCGTCATGGAGCGCACCGGCGCCCGCGAGGTCGTGGTCAGCGAGCACGACATTCTGGACGGAATCGCGTTCGCCACCGCAGCAGAGGCCGAGACGGAGAAGCGGCAATCCTGACCCGGTGAAACGCACGACAGCGGCGTTGCGGTGAGCTCACCGCAACGCCGCTGTCGTGTTCGCTTCTCAGATGTTGCGGTAGACGTCGCGGCGGTCCCCGACCTTGACGACGAGGATGACGAGTTCGCCATCCAGGACTTGGTAGGCGACCCGGTAGTTGCCGACCCTGAGTCGGTAGAGGCCCGACGGGCCGGTGAGCTTCTTGACGTCGGCGGCCTCGCGGTACGGATCGTCGCCGAGTGAGGTCAGTGCGGCCAGGATGCGCATCGCCGCAGGGCGGTCGATGGCCCGCAGCTGCCGTTGCGCTGCGGCGGTAAACCGGAAGGCGTACTTCACGCCGAGCCTTCGCTACGCTCGGTGAACAGGTCCGCCAGCAGTTCGGCCATCGTCACGGTCGGGCCGCCCTCGGCCAGGACAGCTTCTGCCTCACGTGCCAGCAGGACATCGGCGGCTTCTTCCAGCGCGTCGAAGTCGGCGATCGGCACCACGGCTGCCACCGGCACCCCGTTGCGGGTGATCACTGTGGGCGTGCCCTGCTCGGCGCGATTGATGTGGTCCGCGAGATGCGCACGGGCTTCGCGTACGGTCACACCGCTCTCAGTCATGCATGCAGTGTACGCCGTACCGTGTACACGCGGGGGCCGTCGGCGCCCCCTTTCAGCCCTTCGTGCGCGAGCGTGACTTTGGGGCAAATGCCGGACGGAATCGCCTGGTCGATCGCGTGATCGCGGTCCGCGGGCGGCGCTCGGCGCGCGCCGCCGAAGAAAGTTCGTGAAGTTCTTCACAAGGAAAAGGGGCCTTCGGGTCGAGGAATGTGGTCCCAGGACCGCTTTCCGAGGCCCAAGGGCCCTCCGCGCAGGCATTCCAGACGGTCTCGTCCGTGTTGCGCCTGCGTTTCCTACGGCCGTGGTCCACCGCCGCAGGGACGGGGGAGGCCAGTTCAGGAGGGGTGGACAACGTGCGCACCGGCCCGGTGGTTCCCTCGTGCGGCCATGACCTCGCTCACGTGGGCCGCGCAGTGTAGCAGAGCCCCCCGCGAACCTTGTGAAGGGGCGCACGAGCAGGGGTCTCCGGGCAGGGGGATACTCGATGGCATGAGCACCACGGAGCGTCCCAGGATCCTCGTAGTAGGTGGCGGGTACGTAGGCTTGTACGCAGCGCGGCGCATTCTCAAGAAGATGCGTTACGCGGAAGCGACCGTCACGGTCGTCGACCCGCGCTCGTACATGACGTACCAGCCCTTCCTCCCCGAAGCCGCCGCAGGCAGCATCTCGCCGCGTCACGTCGTCGTCCCGCTGCGACGCGTCGTGCGTGGAGCCGAGGTGCTCACCGGCCGGGTCACCAGCATCGACCAGGACCGCAAGGTCGCCACGGTCGCGCCGCTCGTCGGCGAGGCCTACGAGCTGCCCTTCGACTACCTGGTCATCGCGATGGGTGCGGTCTCCCGCACCTTCCCGATCCCCGGTCTCGCCGAGCAGGGCATCGGCATGAAGGGCGTGGAAGAGGCCATCGGCCTGCGCAACCACGTGCTGGAGCAGCTCGACAAGGCCGACTCCACCACCGACGAGGACGTCCGCCGCAAGGCGCTCACCTTCGTCTTCGTGGGTGGCGGCTTCGCCGGCGCCGAGACCATCGGCGAGGTGGAGGACATGGCCCGCGACGCGGCCAAGTACTACACCAACGTCAAGCGCGAGGACATGCGCTTCATCCTGGTCGACGCCGCCGACAAGATCCTTCCCGAGGTCGGCCCGGAGCTCGGCCGCTGGGGCAAGGAGCACCTCGAGGGCCGCGGCGTCGAGATCTACCTCTCGACCTCCATGGACTCCTGCGTCGACGGCCACGTCGTGCTGAAGAACGGCCTGGAGGTCGACTCCAACACGATCGTGTGGACGGCCGGCGTCAAGCCCAACCCGGCGCTCTCCCGCTTCGGCCTCCCGCTCGGCCCGCGCGGCCACGTGGACGCCCAGCCGACCCTCCAGGTCACCGGCACCGACTACATCTGGGCCGCCGGCGACAACGCCCAGGTTCCCGACCTCGCCTCGCGCAAGGCCGGCGTGGAGAACGCCTGGTGCCCGCCGAACGCCCAGCACGCGCTGCGCCAGGCCAAGGTGCTCGGCGACAACGTGGTCTCCGGCATGCGGGGCTTCCCGCAGAAGGAGTACGCGCACGCCAACAAGGGTGCGGTGGCCGGTCTCGGCCTCCACAAGGGCGTCGCGATGATCGTCATGGGCAAGATGAAGATCAAGCTCAAGGGCCGTCTCGCCTGGTACATGCACCGTGGCTACCACGGTCTGGCCGTGCCGACCTGGAACCGCAAGATCCGCGTCATCGCCGACTGGACGCTCGCGATGTTCCTCAAGCGCGAGGTCGTCTCCCTGGGCGCCATGGAGACCCCGCGCGAGGAGTTCTACGAGGCGGCCAAGCCCGCTCCGGCCCCCGCGGTCAAGTCCGAGGACAAGACCGAGGCGAAGGCCAAGGCCTCCTAGCAGCACCCGCTTCATCCCCGAAGGGGCCGTCCGCCATCCGTGGTGCGGGCGGCCCCTTCGGTGTACCCGGCCGGGCGTGGGGCATGGGGGCGCGCGTGGCCGGGAACGCATGCGGAAAGGGCGATTTCCGGCCAGGAAGATGGTGTATACAGACACCCTCGTGCTCCGATGCGCGGTAGCGGGATTGCTCCGGACCCGGACACTGTTGTGCGGGGTGCTGGGAACATTTCTGCGAGGCACGGAGGTGTGCACCATGGCCGACGCGGCGCTGCGGCTGACCGCTCTAGCCGAGGAATTGCTGGGGGAGGCTTTCCCGGTTCGGATCCGCGCCTGGGACGGCAGCGAGGCGGGGCCGCCCGGCGCACCGGTCCTCGTCGTACGCCACCGCCGCGCGCTGCGCCGGCTGCTGTGGAAGCCGGGCGAACTGGGGCTCGCCCGCGCCTGGGTCGCCGGGGAGATCGACGTCGAGGGCGACCTGTACACGGTGCTCGACCGGCTGGCCGGGCTGATCTGGGAGCGCGGCGGCGAACCCAAGGACGCCGTCCACCCGGTGCGCGACCCGAGACTGCGCGCCGCGGCCAAGGCGCTGGTGAAGCTGGGCGGCGCCCTGCCCCCGCCGGCTCCGCCCGCCGAGGAGGTGCGGCGCCGCAGCGGACGCCTGCACACCAAGCGCCGCGACAAGGAGGCGATCAGCCACCACTACGACGTCGGCAACGACTTCTACGAGCTGGTGCTCGGGTCGTCGATGGTCTACTCGTGCGCGTACTGGGAGAGCCCCGGATCGACCCTGGCCGAGGCCCAGCGGGACAAACTCGACCTGGTCTGCCGCAAGTTGGCCCTCACGGAGGGCGACCGGCTGCTCGACGTCGGCTGCGGCTGGGGCTCGATGGCCATCCACGCCGCCCGCGAGTACGGCGCCCGCGTCGTCGGCATCACCCTCTCGCGCGAACAGGCCGCTTACGCCCGCAAGCGGATCGCCGAAGAGGGGCTCACCGACCGCATAGAGATCCGCGTGCAGGACTATCGGGACGTCAAGGACGGCCCGTTCGACGCGATCTCGTCGATCGGCATGGCCGAACACGTCGGCTCCGTACGGTACGCGGAGTACGCGGACATCCTGTACGGGCTGCTCAGAGACGGCGGCCGGCTGCTCAACCACCAGATCGCCCGGCGCCCCGAGCGCGACGAATCGGCGTACCGCATCGATGAGTTCATCGACGCGTACGTCTTCCCCGACGGCGAACTCGCGCCGCTCGGCCGCACTCTGGCCACCTTGGAGGAGGCCGGGTTCGAGGCCCGCGACGTCGAA
Encoded here:
- a CDS encoding transglycosylase family protein gives rise to the protein MLLSGKGKHRRPSKAVRVATLAGVTGAAVAAPLMAAGSASAASVQTWDAVAQCESGGNWSINTGNGYYGGLQFSNSSWAAAGGTQYASRADLATKGQQIAAAEKLLAIQGPGAWSCAGAGNLTSGGAKADVDTSGSSAKSAKPAKPKQQAQPQQKSQKSERTESAPASRGAQRSEPVKQGDGEYTVKSGDTLGTIATANGVKGGWQKVFDLNKNIVKDANLIFPGQKLHLG
- a CDS encoding FtsB family cell division protein: MGNDAKVKDRDRFSTAARLKVLGEQTAARVYRSQNKRQARRSRLTGRAALLALVLCSLIVALAYPMRQYVSQRADISDQQRKAADARTAVERLRDEKARLQDDAYIEKLAREHLHMQFPGETGFTVVDPDAANKHREDKGATGRAWHSNLWDGVDKADRSSN
- a CDS encoding cytochrome P450 family protein; translation: MPDNPPPPTAPELFTWEFATDPYPAYAWLRSHAPVHRTRLPSGVEAWLVTRYGDAKQALADQRLSKNPAHHAEPAHAKGKTGIPGERKAELMTHLLNIDPPDHTRLRRLVSKAFTPRTVAQFAPRVQELTDQLIDRFVAKGEADLIHEFAFPLPIYAICDLLGVPREDQDDFRDWAGMMIRHGGGPRGGVARSVKKMRNYLAELIHKKRENPGDDLISRLIEASDHGEHLTENEAAAMAFILLFAGFETTVNLIGNGVYALLRNPEQRERLQASLDAGEAALLETGVEELLRYDGPVELATWRFATESLTLGGQDIAAGDPVLVVLAAADRDPARFADPDTLDLGRRDNQHLGYGHGIHYCLGAPLARLEGQAALATLLRRLPDLRLAVEPDDLRWRGGLIMRGLRTLPVEFTPSGDNRNPGVI
- a CDS encoding type II toxin-antitoxin system Phd/YefM family antitoxin → MTESGVTVREARAHLADHINRAEQGTPTVITRNGVPVAAVVPIADFDALEEAADVLLAREAEAVLAEGGPTVTMAELLADLFTERSEGSA
- a CDS encoding type II toxin-antitoxin system RelE family toxin, with protein sequence MKYAFRFTAAAQRQLRAIDRPAAMRILAALTSLGDDPYREAADVKKLTGPSGLYRLRVGNYRVAYQVLDGELVILVVKVGDRRDVYRNI
- a CDS encoding NAD(P)/FAD-dependent oxidoreductase, whose product is MSTTERPRILVVGGGYVGLYAARRILKKMRYAEATVTVVDPRSYMTYQPFLPEAAAGSISPRHVVVPLRRVVRGAEVLTGRVTSIDQDRKVATVAPLVGEAYELPFDYLVIAMGAVSRTFPIPGLAEQGIGMKGVEEAIGLRNHVLEQLDKADSTTDEDVRRKALTFVFVGGGFAGAETIGEVEDMARDAAKYYTNVKREDMRFILVDAADKILPEVGPELGRWGKEHLEGRGVEIYLSTSMDSCVDGHVVLKNGLEVDSNTIVWTAGVKPNPALSRFGLPLGPRGHVDAQPTLQVTGTDYIWAAGDNAQVPDLASRKAGVENAWCPPNAQHALRQAKVLGDNVVSGMRGFPQKEYAHANKGAVAGLGLHKGVAMIVMGKMKIKLKGRLAWYMHRGYHGLAVPTWNRKIRVIADWTLAMFLKREVVSLGAMETPREEFYEAAKPAPAPAVKSEDKTEAKAKAS
- the eno gene encoding phosphopyruvate hydratase, translating into MLVPSIDVVVAREILDSRGNPTVEVEVGLDDGSTGRAAVPSGASTGAFEAIELRDGDPNRYGGKGVEKAVLAVIEQIGPELVGYDATEQRLIDQAMFDLDATDNKGSLGANAILGVSLAVAHAASEASDLPLFRYLGGPNAHLLPVPMMNILNGGSHADSNVDIQEFMIAPIGAESFSEALRWGAEVYHTLKGVLKRKGLSTGLGDEGGFAPNLESNRAALDLIVEAIKEAGYAPGKDIALALDVAASEFYKDGKYEFEGKSRSAAEMTEYYEELVSAYPLVSIEDPLFEDDWAGWNTITSRLGSKVQIVGDDLFVTNPERLARGIEEGSANALLVKVNQIGSLTETLDAVEMAQRNGFKCMMSHRSGETEDVTIADLAVAVNCGQIKTGAPARSDRVAKYNQLLRIEEILDDAAVYAGRSAFPRFKG
- a CDS encoding class I SAM-dependent methyltransferase; this encodes MADAALRLTALAEELLGEAFPVRIRAWDGSEAGPPGAPVLVVRHRRALRRLLWKPGELGLARAWVAGEIDVEGDLYTVLDRLAGLIWERGGEPKDAVHPVRDPRLRAAAKALVKLGGALPPPAPPAEEVRRRSGRLHTKRRDKEAISHHYDVGNDFYELVLGSSMVYSCAYWESPGSTLAEAQRDKLDLVCRKLALTEGDRLLDVGCGWGSMAIHAAREYGARVVGITLSREQAAYARKRIAEEGLTDRIEIRVQDYRDVKDGPFDAISSIGMAEHVGSVRYAEYADILYGLLRDGGRLLNHQIARRPERDESAYRIDEFIDAYVFPDGELAPLGRTLATLEEAGFEARDVEPIREHYALTLRHWVANLESDWARAVRHTSPGRARIWRLYMAASALSFERNRIGVNQILAVKTPEGGASGMPLRARTWN
- a CDS encoding Ppx/GppA phosphatase family protein is translated as MTRVAAIDCGTNSIRLLVADADPATGEITDLDRRMTIVRLGQDVDRTGRLAPEALERTFAACRAYAAVIKELGAERIRFVATSASRDAENRDDFVRGVLDILGVEPEVISGDQEAAFSFTGATKELNGDGDYLVVDIGGGSTEFVVGSTSVEAARSVDIGCVRMTERHHPGDPATPGQIDAIRADIEAALDLAERSVPLREPRTLVGLAGSVTTVAAIALGLTQYDSAAIHHSRIPYEDVAAVTERLLASTHEERTRISVIHPGRVDVIVAGALVLRAVMERTGAREVVVSEHDILDGIAFATAAEAETEKRQS
- a CDS encoding transglycosylase family protein; translation: MRSGNGRHRRPRQAPALVVAAGVTGSALALPLLAATGASAADAGTWNQVASCESGGMWSADFGNGLYGGLQMSQATWEAYGGNEYAQRPDLASRAQQIAVAEKVLAAKGPNAFADCGTGAGLNKGGGSADVDPGVPDTADGTPSSAPSAPAAPATGTPDATATPGATAPAAPAPGATEPGGSAKSPTPSASTPANPGKHRGTPAPEDGTGAAPGSATPSAPAEGTASSPAGDAGTSAGDRDAGRHASRGDGASREAGNAPAANGAYTVRPGDNLTVIADANKVKGGWPALYHANERLIGTDPDLILPGQSLDLKDVTAAPAAPATPSSAPSSTPAPTADATANSTPQQG
- a CDS encoding DUF501 domain-containing protein, translating into METPPPQTDRTEPTDADIAAFKQQLGRPPRGLRAIAHRCPCGNPDVVETAPRLEDGTPFPTTYYLTCPRAASAIGTLEANGVMKEMTERLAGDPELAAAYRAAHEDYIARRDAIEVLEGFPSAGGMPDRVKCLHVLVGHSLAAGPGVNPLGDEAIALLPEWWAKGPCVTPCTEEAAK